Below is a window of Neodiprion virginianus isolate iyNeoVirg1 chromosome 4, iyNeoVirg1.1, whole genome shotgun sequence DNA.
TAcgtgcgaaaatttttcggcagCGCACTAATCTCGATACCGCAGCGGCTGCAAAACACTGACCGATAAGCGGCCTTTCGTAGCGTTTTGCTGCCGCTGCAGATACATTTTTACAGGTCATTTTTCGCTGTCACAGCGTTGCACTGCTCGCTTCCACAACATTTTAGAGCCCGAGAAAATGCACCCTTTTTCAAGTAGGGAGATCACTGAAATTTAAGCGAGCCCTCTCGCACGTTCCCGCAATCGGATGACATGAGCCCCGGGCGCCGATTGTGCTACCCTATTCATGCATGTACATTTTTACATTCCTCTGCAGTTCTTGTATCATACGGCATTGCAAGCCGTTCCACGGTCAGTTGAAAAGCTCGTCTCTATTATTCAATAGATATTTCGCTCGAAACACATTAATCGGTGCTCGAACATTAAATGCAAGCATTCAATGGACCTAGGATTAGAATTGACTGCGCAATTACACTCAGGAACTACACACCCGAAGTTGGTAGACTagattcatttaaaaaaaaatgatttcaattagAACCATACTCATTGTAAATATCATAATAAGTATACACtatgtattatgtatgtaaGGTGCAGGGATAAATTCAACTCATCATCAGGTATTTTTCCCCAGAGACGTGTGCTATTTATTGCCTTTACTCATCTGCCGCATAGTGAGGTATAAACCTAGCTGAAGGATCAGTAACTCCTTGCACCCATCGGGGCATCCAGAAATATGGAACAAACTTTTCTGCTTGTCCTTTGTAGTGGGTCTCGAATACCTTCCTATAGgtataaagaaaattataatgatTCATCGGAATATCACAAAGGTTCACATTCAACATCGCCAAATATAAGCTCCTTGATTGGCACCTAACCTGTTTCTTCATCCATTTGTTTGACAAACACAAATTGTTACCTGTAATAAAGAGCTTCTTTCGTTTTTGGGGTACAGTGGGGGTATATAACTTTTGCTTCCTCAAGTTCGTTGTCTGTTACAcgtttttcaacaatttcttgGATGACTTGGAACAGTGATTTTTTTATGGAAGCTACACCGTCGCTAAAGGCTTCCTTGTGTCGCCATAGAATATTTTTGGGTAACAAGTTCATGTTGTCAAAAGCCGTCCGcagcaaatatttttcaaccccaCCTGCGAAagtatatgtacatgtacaaACCGTCCCATAAATATTTAGGATGCGGTAAAGATGGTTTACTGGGCATTTCGTAGCCGTTAATCATACatacattttaaaaataatactcTGATTATAAAAACATTCACACAGACATATTGTAATTTTAGTGTAGTATGAAACGCCATGGGGACGTTGACTTTCTGTCCGAAGTCATTTTACGTGAAGAATAGCCACGACAATTTAAATGAAACGTTAAAATGCTTGTACTTTCTGGTTTTAAGAAGTGTGTTGAAAACTTTGGTTGATAAACTTGTGGAAatcaaaagaaagaaaattctgTTTAGCGTCAGAGTTGTTAAACACTACCTTGCGGCTGCCTCGTCGAAGCATCTAATGACAGGTAGTAGTTGGTAAATTGCAAGTCTAAAAATGGTGCACGCAACTCAAGGCCATGGCCACTGATAGTTCTGTCTGCTCGTAGCCCGTCGTACAAATATATATCGTTCAAAAGCCTTGCGGACTCATCGTGTGCGTCTTTAGGACTTGGTGCTTCACGAAAGTAAATGTAACCTTGTGCTACTTCGTCTGCTCCCTCGCCACTGAACAATACCGTCGTGTCGGTATTCTGCTTGATATATCTTGACACCAGATACATTCTGTAAAGTAATCAACATATTCCTCTCTATAGAACTGTATGTGCTATCAGTGTTGATTGAAGGTATATACAGAATTAGCCAAAGCTAACCTTACAGAATTTGGTACGCGGGCAAGAGAAGGTGACGGGTTGAGGAAAAATGACAATATTCTGTTGTATACCAACTCTACTTTAGATTGACTACGCCGATATCGCTTAGTTGAATATCAATTTGCGAAACGGATCAATCATTCCAAATAGTGGTGGACAAGAGAACACCAATACGATTGTGACGGAGCAtctttatatacatatgtatatctcTACTCGACGCTGTACATCTActgtataatttcaattacgcgaatgaataattaaacaaattacTGGTCCATCCATACGGGAAATGTCAAAAGCTTGGATGAAATATACCGTATGCGTGAAAAACTATCATCAGATTCGATGTACCACCTTACCCTATGGAAGCTCGGACTGTGGTGATATCGCATGTTTCTAGCAGGTAAATAACATCATCCAAAACTTCGGCGACGTCCTCTTGTGTAAAGCTTATTTCATGATGAGCGGATCCAATATGATTTGCGACCTATTACCAATGTCGTATGAGTCGCGTATGTAACCCTTAATTTGCCACACTTCTATCGCGTACCATCATTGTCGACACTACACTAACTGGTAGGAAATGGGAGATGGTGTTGTCAAAATAGCACAACTTcggttaaaattaattatttccaacgGCACCGTCAGCCGAGTCAACGCTACCTGCTTATACAATAGATCTGGATTGTAAATCGGAGGTAATGGAGATCAACGATTTCTACCCGACTTTCATATTGTTACAGAAGACGACAAACTTTACAGTTCCGAAATCATACCAGTGTAGTGATTGAGGGTCAAAGTAGTAATTACGTCATCACTCCTGCCATTACCTGTCGGGCTGCTGTAACATCTGGACTCTCTCCCATGCCAATTGAAAaggtttgaattttgtatggaaaattattttcctttgcCAGTTTGGTCACTAACGCAGCCACTAGACTTGAATCAAGGCCACCAGATAATAAACAACCAATTCGTCTGTCAGCTATAAGACGTTTCTTAATCGCGCCGTGTAGAAGACTTCGGATATTTTCAGAAACATCAGGTGAACTTAGTCCTATACATCAATATCTTCATTATATTATAGAATCTTAGAATGTCACAAACCTGTATTGCAGAATGAATTTGTGAACGAGGTTGCTTAAAAAGGGTaccaaaaacaataattattcacaaGTCAACGTACTTTCCCAGGGCACATACACGTGAAAACTTGGCTTATCGCCAGGCTTGTGGTAGTGTACTCTTTTTGATAATTCAACGGACCCATTTTCCAAAATAGAGTACTCTTCGTAATGACCGGGGAGAAATGGCTCCAGTTTTCCAGAATCCCCATTCATCGTTTCCATCAAGCCCATAAGACCCTAAAGAAACcgtttgaatttatttgacaaatatttttgtttctgaaaaatcaattcgtTCCAC
It encodes the following:
- the LOC124302326 gene encoding asparagine synthetase [glutamine-hydrolyzing] isoform X6, coding for MQPMRLHKYPHLILLCNGEIYNYQKLQAQDKYEYETSCDVEPILHSYQIHGSDTTVRSLDGVFAFCLLDTEKKKILVARDPYGVRPLFKLYSDSGMLALCSESKGLMGLMETMNGDSGKLEPFLPGHYEEYSILENGSVELSKRVHYHKPGDKPSFHVYVPWERLSSPDVSENIRSLLHGAIKKRLIADRRIGCLLSGGLDSSLVAALVTKLAKENNFPYKIQTFSIGMGESPDVTAARQVANHIGSAHHEISFTQEDVAEVLDDVIYLLETCDITTVRASIGMYLVSRYIKQNTDTTVLFSGEGADEVAQGYIYFREAPSPKDAHDESARLLNDIYLYDGLRADRTISGHGLELRAPFLDLQFTNYYLSLDASTRQPQGGVEKYLLRTAFDNMNLLPKNILWRHKEAFSDGVASIKKSLFQVIQEIVEKRVTDNELEEAKVIYPHCTPKTKEALYYRKVFETHYKGQAEKFVPYFWMPRWVQGVTDPSARFIPHYAADE
- the LOC124302326 gene encoding asparagine synthetase [glutamine-hydrolyzing] isoform X4, whose protein sequence is MSKTHLLEMCGIWAVFGSNKAAIQHVGGSFTKISHRGPDAMRIESNSIIKSSLLGFHRLAIIDSLYGMQPMRLHKYPHLILLCNGEIYNYQKLQAQDKYEYETSCDVEPILHSYQIHGSDTTVRSLDGVFAFCLLDTEKKKILVARDPYGVRPLFKLYSDSGMLALCSESKGLMGLMETMNGDSGKLEPFLPGHYEEYSILENGSVELSKRVHYHKPGDKPSFHVYVPWERLSSPDVSENIRSLLHGAIKKRLIADRRIGCLLSGGLDSSLVAALVTKLAKENNFPYKIQTFSIGMGESPDVTAARQVANHIGSAHHEISFTQEDVAEVLDDVIYLLETCDITTVRASIGMYLVSRYIKQNTDTTVLFSGEGADEVAQGYIYFREAPSPKDAHDESARLLNDIYLYDGLRADRTISGHGLELRAPFLDLQFTNYYLSLDASTRQPQGGVEKYLLRTAFDNMNLLPKNILWRHKEAFSDGVASIKKSLFQVIQEIVEKRVTDNELEEAKVIYPHCTPKTKEALYYRKVFETHYKGQAEKFVPYFWMPRWVQGVTDPSARFIPHYAADE
- the LOC124302326 gene encoding asparagine synthetase [glutamine-hydrolyzing] isoform X1, coding for MSCRSTIGATLDPHAGVRDPLRGSCVMRHRQISNHNKTHLLEMCGIWAVFGSNKAAIQHVGGSFTKISHRGPDAMRIESNSIIKSSLLGFHRLAIIDSLYGMQPMRLHKYPHLILLCNGEIYNYQKLQAQDKYEYETSCDVEPILHSYQIHGSDTTVRSLDGVFAFCLLDTEKKKILVARDPYGVRPLFKLYSDSGMLALCSESKGLMGLMETMNGDSGKLEPFLPGHYEEYSILENGSVELSKRVHYHKPGDKPSFHVYVPWERLSSPDVSENIRSLLHGAIKKRLIADRRIGCLLSGGLDSSLVAALVTKLAKENNFPYKIQTFSIGMGESPDVTAARQVANHIGSAHHEISFTQEDVAEVLDDVIYLLETCDITTVRASIGMYLVSRYIKQNTDTTVLFSGEGADEVAQGYIYFREAPSPKDAHDESARLLNDIYLYDGLRADRTISGHGLELRAPFLDLQFTNYYLSLDASTRQPQGGVEKYLLRTAFDNMNLLPKNILWRHKEAFSDGVASIKKSLFQVIQEIVEKRVTDNELEEAKVIYPHCTPKTKEALYYRKVFETHYKGQAEKFVPYFWMPRWVQGVTDPSARFIPHYAADE
- the LOC124302326 gene encoding asparagine synthetase [glutamine-hydrolyzing] isoform X2; the protein is MSCRSTIGATLDPHAGVRDPLRGSCVMRHRQISNHNKTHLLEMCGIWAVFGSNKAAIQHVGGSFTKISHRGPDAMRIESNSIIKSSLLGFHRLAIIDSLYGMQPMRLHKYPHLILLCNGEIYNYQKAQDKYEYETSCDVEPILHSYQIHGSDTTVRSLDGVFAFCLLDTEKKKILVARDPYGVRPLFKLYSDSGMLALCSESKGLMGLMETMNGDSGKLEPFLPGHYEEYSILENGSVELSKRVHYHKPGDKPSFHVYVPWERLSSPDVSENIRSLLHGAIKKRLIADRRIGCLLSGGLDSSLVAALVTKLAKENNFPYKIQTFSIGMGESPDVTAARQVANHIGSAHHEISFTQEDVAEVLDDVIYLLETCDITTVRASIGMYLVSRYIKQNTDTTVLFSGEGADEVAQGYIYFREAPSPKDAHDESARLLNDIYLYDGLRADRTISGHGLELRAPFLDLQFTNYYLSLDASTRQPQGGVEKYLLRTAFDNMNLLPKNILWRHKEAFSDGVASIKKSLFQVIQEIVEKRVTDNELEEAKVIYPHCTPKTKEALYYRKVFETHYKGQAEKFVPYFWMPRWVQGVTDPSARFIPHYAADE
- the LOC124302326 gene encoding asparagine synthetase [glutamine-hydrolyzing] isoform X5, coding for MCGIWAVFGSNKAAIQHVGGSFTKISHRGPDAMRIESNSIIKSSLLGFHRLAIIDSLYGMQPMRLHKYPHLILLCNGEIYNYQKLQAQDKYEYETSCDVEPILHSYQIHGSDTTVRSLDGVFAFCLLDTEKKKILVARDPYGVRPLFKLYSDSGMLALCSESKGLMGLMETMNGDSGKLEPFLPGHYEEYSILENGSVELSKRVHYHKPGDKPSFHVYVPWERLSSPDVSENIRSLLHGAIKKRLIADRRIGCLLSGGLDSSLVAALVTKLAKENNFPYKIQTFSIGMGESPDVTAARQVANHIGSAHHEISFTQEDVAEVLDDVIYLLETCDITTVRASIGMYLVSRYIKQNTDTTVLFSGEGADEVAQGYIYFREAPSPKDAHDESARLLNDIYLYDGLRADRTISGHGLELRAPFLDLQFTNYYLSLDASTRQPQGGVEKYLLRTAFDNMNLLPKNILWRHKEAFSDGVASIKKSLFQVIQEIVEKRVTDNELEEAKVIYPHCTPKTKEALYYRKVFETHYKGQAEKFVPYFWMPRWVQGVTDPSARFIPHYAADE
- the LOC124302326 gene encoding asparagine synthetase [glutamine-hydrolyzing] isoform X3, giving the protein MSSNKCKTHLLEMCGIWAVFGSNKAAIQHVGGSFTKISHRGPDAMRIESNSIIKSSLLGFHRLAIIDSLYGMQPMRLHKYPHLILLCNGEIYNYQKLQAQDKYEYETSCDVEPILHSYQIHGSDTTVRSLDGVFAFCLLDTEKKKILVARDPYGVRPLFKLYSDSGMLALCSESKGLMGLMETMNGDSGKLEPFLPGHYEEYSILENGSVELSKRVHYHKPGDKPSFHVYVPWERLSSPDVSENIRSLLHGAIKKRLIADRRIGCLLSGGLDSSLVAALVTKLAKENNFPYKIQTFSIGMGESPDVTAARQVANHIGSAHHEISFTQEDVAEVLDDVIYLLETCDITTVRASIGMYLVSRYIKQNTDTTVLFSGEGADEVAQGYIYFREAPSPKDAHDESARLLNDIYLYDGLRADRTISGHGLELRAPFLDLQFTNYYLSLDASTRQPQGGVEKYLLRTAFDNMNLLPKNILWRHKEAFSDGVASIKKSLFQVIQEIVEKRVTDNELEEAKVIYPHCTPKTKEALYYRKVFETHYKGQAEKFVPYFWMPRWVQGVTDPSARFIPHYAADE